In Deltaproteobacteria bacterium, a single window of DNA contains:
- a CDS encoding sugar transferase, with amino-acid sequence MTPTYDALKRCLDLVVAIVLLLVLSPVLAVAAIAVKCSGSGPTFFRQIRVGRGGKPFEIVKFRTMRTTSSPGPLITGAGDPRVTRVGRVLRRWKVDELPQLVNVLRGEMSFVGPRPEVPRYVDMFAEQYRELLAVRPGITDLASMAFRDEEILLGRSPDPEDLYVREILPRKLALSHAYVRRRSFGLDLRLIARTVATILGWPRTGEETT; translated from the coding sequence ATGACTCCGACCTACGACGCGCTCAAGCGGTGCCTCGACCTCGTGGTGGCGATCGTGCTGCTGCTCGTCCTGAGCCCCGTCCTCGCGGTGGCGGCAATCGCCGTCAAATGCAGCGGCTCGGGACCGACCTTCTTCCGGCAGATCCGCGTCGGGCGCGGCGGCAAGCCGTTCGAGATCGTCAAGTTCCGTACGATGCGGACCACCTCGAGCCCGGGCCCGCTCATCACCGGCGCCGGCGATCCGCGCGTCACGCGCGTGGGCCGCGTGCTGCGCCGCTGGAAGGTCGACGAGCTGCCCCAGCTCGTCAACGTGCTGCGGGGCGAGATGAGCTTCGTCGGACCGCGGCCGGAGGTGCCGCGCTACGTCGACATGTTCGCCGAGCAGTACCGTGAGCTCCTGGCCGTGCGGCCGGGAATCACGGATCTCGCCTCGATGGCGTTCCGAGACGAGGAGATCCTCCTGGGGCGGAGTCCGGACCCGGAGGACCTCTATGTCCGGGAGATCCTGCCGCGCAAGCTCGCGCTGAGCCACGCCTACGTGCGCCGGCGGAGCTTCGGCTTGGACCTTCGTCTGATCGCTCGCACGGTGGCGACGATCCTTGGTTGGCCCAGGACGGGCGAGGAGACGACATGA
- a CDS encoding polysaccharide biosynthesis protein: MNPPGPALRVLPVLLRYRALLIVLGNMAIATTAYVAAFALRFDLSIPPRYAAILLATLPLLLVCKLIGFWTLGLFSGWWSHVSARDAEDVARGNLLASVLFLAAMVFLHPDGLHGFPRAVILLDLVLCTALMGGARLAIRLAREQRGRPAVRRVETLALIVGAGEAGIRLSSEIESRRRLKIGVVGFVDDDPAKLGLRVCGVPVLGRVDDLPALVAAHEIGEVLIAVPSASGTTLRRIVQRCAEAGVRHRVLPTLGELVEGRVMYTQMREVQMDDLLPRKPARLDRGRLQSLVADKTVLVTGAAGSIGSELCRHLSAFEPERLVLYDRHENGLFALEMELRARFPDVRLEPVLGDVLLEDQLRSVFAAQRPDLVFHAAAYKHVPMAERNVLEAARNNIIGTSNVAQAALAHGTKEFVLVSTDKAVRPTSVMGVTKRVAEMVVQGLQNGGCGFVSVRFGNVLGSSGSVVPLFREQIGRGGPVTVTNPNVTRYFMTVAEAAELILQAAALGNGGDIFILDMGEPVRIVDLARQMIRLSGFEPDEDVEIVFTGLRPGEKLHEQLVSAEEEVTATYHDRIKVVRSSVPPLVDTWLPPLQACMERRDVGGTVRLLQTLVPHYQPSAFLLQTLCETEARRSHEEAVDDLRGHKGPVAVPIRRPHRGVPA, encoded by the coding sequence ATGAACCCGCCCGGCCCAGCGCTCCGCGTCCTCCCCGTTCTTCTTCGTTACCGAGCGCTCCTCATCGTGCTCGGCAACATGGCCATCGCGACCACGGCCTACGTCGCGGCCTTCGCGCTGCGATTCGATCTCTCGATCCCGCCGCGCTACGCCGCGATCCTGCTCGCCACCCTCCCCCTCCTGCTCGTCTGCAAGCTGATCGGGTTCTGGACGCTCGGGCTGTTCTCGGGGTGGTGGAGCCACGTGAGTGCCCGCGACGCGGAGGACGTGGCGCGTGGCAATCTGCTGGCCTCGGTACTCTTCCTCGCCGCCATGGTCTTTCTCCACCCCGACGGGCTGCACGGGTTCCCACGTGCCGTCATCCTCCTCGACCTCGTCCTCTGCACGGCGCTCATGGGGGGCGCTCGCCTCGCCATCCGGCTCGCGCGGGAGCAGCGCGGGCGCCCGGCCGTCCGCCGAGTCGAGACCCTCGCCCTGATCGTGGGCGCCGGCGAGGCCGGGATCCGGCTCTCGAGCGAGATCGAGAGTCGCCGGCGGCTCAAGATCGGCGTGGTGGGCTTCGTCGACGACGACCCGGCCAAGCTCGGGCTCCGCGTGTGTGGGGTTCCCGTGCTCGGACGGGTCGACGACCTCCCCGCGCTCGTCGCGGCGCACGAGATCGGCGAGGTCCTGATCGCCGTTCCCTCCGCCTCCGGCACCACGCTCCGTCGCATCGTCCAGCGGTGCGCCGAGGCGGGCGTCCGCCACCGCGTGCTCCCGACCCTCGGGGAGCTGGTCGAGGGGCGGGTCATGTACACGCAGATGCGGGAGGTGCAGATGGACGACCTCCTGCCGCGCAAGCCGGCCCGCCTGGATCGGGGCCGGCTGCAGTCCCTGGTGGCGGACAAGACGGTGCTGGTCACCGGGGCGGCAGGGTCCATCGGCTCCGAGCTCTGCCGCCACCTCAGTGCATTCGAGCCGGAGCGCCTCGTGCTCTACGACCGTCACGAGAACGGGCTATTCGCGCTGGAGATGGAGCTCCGCGCACGCTTCCCCGACGTACGTCTCGAGCCGGTGCTCGGCGACGTGCTCCTCGAGGACCAGCTGCGCAGCGTCTTCGCCGCGCAGCGACCCGACCTCGTCTTCCATGCGGCGGCCTACAAGCACGTCCCCATGGCGGAGCGGAACGTGCTCGAGGCCGCGCGCAACAACATCATCGGCACGAGCAACGTGGCGCAGGCAGCCCTCGCCCACGGCACCAAGGAGTTCGTCCTCGTCTCGACCGACAAGGCGGTCCGTCCCACCAGCGTCATGGGCGTCACCAAGCGCGTCGCCGAGATGGTGGTCCAGGGGCTGCAGAACGGCGGCTGCGGCTTCGTGTCCGTCCGGTTCGGCAACGTGCTCGGCTCGAGCGGGAGCGTCGTCCCGCTCTTCCGCGAGCAGATCGGCCGCGGCGGCCCGGTGACCGTCACCAATCCCAACGTGACCCGCTACTTCATGACCGTCGCCGAGGCCGCCGAGCTCATCCTGCAGGCCGCCGCGCTCGGCAACGGCGGCGATATCTTCATCCTCGACATGGGCGAGCCGGTGCGGATCGTCGATCTCGCGCGCCAGATGATTCGCCTCTCGGGCTTCGAGCCGGACGAGGACGTCGAGATCGTCTTCACCGGCCTCCGACCCGGGGAGAAGCTGCACGAGCAGCTGGTCTCCGCGGAGGAGGAGGTCACCGCGACCTACCACGACCGCATCAAGGTGGTTCGCTCCTCGGTCCCGCCCCTCGTCGATACGTGGCTTCCTCCGCTGCAAGCGTGCATGGAGAGACGAGACGTGGGCGGGACCGTGCGGCTCCTGCAGACGTTGGTGCCGCACTACCAACCGAGCGCCTTCCTCCTGCAGACACTCTGCGAGACCGAAGCACGGAGGAGCCACGAGGAGGCCGTGGACGACCTTCGCGGCCACAAAGGGCCCGTCGCGGTCCCGATCCGCAGGCCGCACCGCGGCGTGCCCGCCTGA
- a CDS encoding DegT/DnrJ/EryC1/StrS aminotransferase family protein codes for MINVPFFRPDIDDEDVAAVVEALRSGWITTGPRVQAFEAAFARYVGAAHAVAVNSCTAALHLALAALGLRRGQAVLVPTLTFAATAEVVTYFDATPEFVDVEPDTLCMDPAAVETRLARAWNRTAEIVGAIAVHYGGQMAPMPHLARRLRAARCFVVEDAAHALPAAAYDPETDRWIGVGALADVTGFSFYANKTITTGEGGMATTADPTLAQTMRSLSLHGMSQDGWTRFGAGGSWDYAIAAPGFKYNMTDIAAALGLRQLAKADRFRARRADVAARYTAGLGDLEEIETPRERADRRHAWHLYPIRLRLDRLAIGRDEFGQALAARGVATSVHWRPLHMQPYYAQRYGYRAEDFPVAFREWQRLVSLPIFPGMSDAAVDHVIAAVRDTAAEGRRRRFAVA; via the coding sequence ATGATCAACGTACCGTTCTTTCGGCCTGACATCGACGACGAGGACGTCGCCGCCGTCGTCGAGGCGCTCCGCTCCGGGTGGATCACCACCGGACCGCGGGTGCAGGCGTTCGAGGCGGCCTTCGCTCGCTACGTCGGAGCGGCGCATGCGGTGGCCGTCAACTCGTGCACCGCAGCCCTCCACCTGGCGCTCGCGGCGCTCGGCCTCAGGCGCGGGCAGGCGGTGCTCGTCCCGACCCTCACCTTCGCCGCCACGGCCGAGGTCGTCACCTACTTCGATGCCACCCCGGAGTTCGTGGACGTGGAGCCCGACACGCTGTGCATGGATCCCGCGGCGGTGGAAACCAGGCTCGCGCGCGCGTGGAATCGGACGGCCGAGATCGTGGGCGCCATCGCCGTGCACTACGGCGGCCAGATGGCGCCGATGCCGCACCTGGCGCGCCGGCTCCGCGCGGCGCGCTGCTTCGTCGTCGAGGACGCGGCGCACGCCTTGCCGGCGGCGGCGTACGACCCCGAGACCGACCGGTGGATCGGCGTCGGAGCCCTCGCCGACGTCACCGGCTTCTCGTTCTACGCGAACAAGACGATCACCACCGGCGAAGGCGGCATGGCCACGACCGCCGACCCCACCCTCGCCCAGACGATGCGCAGCCTCAGCCTGCACGGCATGTCGCAGGACGGGTGGACGCGTTTCGGCGCGGGCGGCAGCTGGGACTACGCGATCGCGGCGCCCGGCTTCAAGTACAACATGACCGACATCGCGGCGGCGCTCGGTCTCCGGCAGCTCGCCAAGGCGGACCGCTTCCGCGCGCGGCGGGCGGACGTGGCGGCGCGCTACACGGCGGGCCTCGGCGATCTCGAGGAGATCGAGACCCCGCGCGAGCGGGCCGACCGCCGACACGCCTGGCATCTCTACCCGATCCGGCTCCGCCTCGACCGTCTGGCGATCGGCCGCGACGAGTTCGGTCAGGCGCTCGCCGCGCGGGGGGTCGCGACCAGCGTCCACTGGCGCCCGCTGCACATGCAGCCCTACTACGCCCAGCGGTACGGCTACCGTGCGGAGGACTTCCCGGTCGCGTTTCGGGAGTGGCAACGCCTCGTTTCGTTGCCGATCTTCCCCGGCATGAGCGACGCCGCCGTCGATCACGTGATCGCCGCCGTCCGCGACACGGCGGCGGAGGGCCGGCGCCGCCGGTTCGCCGTCGCATGA